One Glycine max cultivar Williams 82 chromosome 6, Glycine_max_v4.0, whole genome shotgun sequence DNA segment encodes these proteins:
- the LOC106794097 gene encoding uncharacterized protein At1g32220, chloroplastic: MRTVLSRLIHSTPSISRLNATVVSISGRNLFFKVEEAETVNVAPHLFFTFEENGPPPPTEKLVVFGGNRFVAKHIFREALDRGESAGCPTRSGRSSLHDSWARNFYWYKGNLFSTDSLTEALNGATAVISFMGGFGSNIKAIRAASDQGVKRFVYISTADFGVVNDLLQGYNIGKRAAETELLNRFPFGGVILRPGFFYGTRRVGSPLEMVLPPLVGPLMTTAPVNVTAVAKVAVTAATATDPVFPPGIIDAYGIQRLLSEYI; encoded by the exons ATGAGGACAGTGCTTTCGCGCTTGATCCATTCCACGCCTTCCATTTCCAGGCTCAA TGCCACGGTAGTGTCAATCAGCGGGAGAAATCTCTTCTTTAAAGTTGAAGAAGCAGAGACTGTAAATGTGGCTCCACATCTCTTCTTTACATTTGAAGAAAATGGGCCTCCACCCCCAACGGAAAAG TTGGTTGTGTTTGGAGGCAATCGGTTTGTTGCAAAACACATTTTTAGAGAAGCCCTAGATCGTGGCGAGTCTGCTGGGTGTCCTaccag GTCTGGTAGGTCATCCCTGCATGATTCCTGGGCTAGGAATTTTTATTGGTATAAAG GGAATCTCTTTTCAACTGATTCATTGACAGAAGCTCTGAATGGGGCCACTGCTGTT ATCTCATTTATGGGTGGTTTTGGCTCCAACATCAAAGCTATTAGAGCAGCTTCAGATCAAG GTGTTAAAAGATTTGTCTATATCTCTACTGCTGACTTTGGTGTAGTAAATGACTTACTGCAGGGCTATAATATAGGAAAG AGAGCTGCTGAAACAGAGCTTCTGAACAGATTTCCATTTGGAG GAGTAATTCTGAGGCCAGGATTTTTTTATGGGACTCGAAGAGTTGGATCTCCATTGGAAATG GTTCTCCCACCACTTGTTGGGCCTCTGATGACGACAGCTCCTGTCAATGTTACTGCGGTGGCAAAAGTTGCTGTTACAGCTGCTACTGCTACTGATCCTGTATTTCCCCCGGGGATCATTGATGCCTATGGAATACAACGTTTACTGTCAGAATATATCTAA
- the LOC100500572 gene encoding uncharacterized protein LOC100500572: protein MRTIPTTTSTTIAPTATTSSLTTSPSQHSSTWHSPVPYLFGGLAAMLGLIAFALLILACSYWKLSGQLQNEENAERDLESVVGGEKQGDSANKESVTVYEEKILVIMAGDEKPTFLATPKASSFVPHGVPNHFEENLENHVTSEKSEKNHVQQPTSPQQQSQPRQ, encoded by the coding sequence ATGAGAACCATCCCCACAACAACCTCAACTACAATAGCACCCACAGCCACCACGTCATCATTAACAACAAGTCCTTCTCAGCACTCCTCCACATGGCACTCTCCGGTTCCGTACCTGTTTGGAGGACTGGCTGCGATGCTCGGTCTCATAGCCTTTGCGCTTTTGATCTTAGCCTGCTCCTACTGGAAACTTTCTGGTCAGTTACAGAACGAGGAAAACGCCGAAAGGGACTTGGAAAGTGTTGTTGGTGGTGAGAAACAGGGTGACTCTGCAAACAAGGAATCAGTTACGGTGTACGAGGAGAAGATTCTCGTCATTATGGCCGGAGATGAGAAACCCACATTCTTGGCCACCCCGAAAGCCTCCTCCTTTGTCCCTCATGGTGTCCCCAACCATTTTGAGGAAAACCTCGAAAACCATGTGACTTCTGAGAAATCAGAGAAAAACCATGTTCAACAACCTACGTCTCCGCAACAACAGAGCCAGCCACGACAATAA
- the LOC100804201 gene encoding zinc finger protein CONSTANS-LIKE 4 → MASKLCDSCKSATATLYCRPDAAFLCGACDSKVHAANKLASRHPRVVLCEVCEQAPAHVTCKADAAALCLACDRDIHSANPLASRHERIPVTPFFESVHSVKASSPINFHHRFFSDADADADVSTEEAEAASWLLPNPKTDLNSSQYLFSETEPVPYIDLDYAAMDPKTEQKSSATADGVVPVQSNFEPFTYGYKYNTTLSQSQSHMSQSVSSPSSMEVGVVPDGNTMSEISNCSYSKVAPVTVTAQFSAADREARVLRYREKRKNRKFEKTIRYASRKAYAETRPRIKGRFAKRTDADPLAGYGVVPSC, encoded by the exons ATGGCTTCCAAGCTCTGCGACTCATGCAAATCAGCCACTGCTACCTTGTACTGCCGCCCCGACGCGGCCTTCCTCTGCGGCGCCTGTGACTCTAAGGTTCATGCCGCCAACAAGCTCGCATCGCGCCACCCGCGCGTCGTGCTCTGCGAGGTGTGCGAGCAGGCGCCCGCGCATGTGACCTGTAAAGCCGACGCCGCCGCGCTCTGCCTTGCCTGCGATCGCGATATCCACTCCGCCAACCCCCTCGCCAGCCGCCACGAGCGCATCCCCGTCACGCCGTTCTTCGAGTCCGTACATTCAGTCAAGGCCTCCTCGCCGATCAACTTCCACCACCGCTTCTTCTCCGACGCCGACGCTGATGCTGACGTCAGCACCGAGGAGGCCGAGGCCGCGTCATGGCTGCTACCTAATCCAAAGACAGATCTAAATTCGTCTCAGTACTTGTTCTCCGAAACCGAACCGGTTCCTTACATAGATCTGGATTACGCGGCCATGGATCCGAAGACGGAGCAGAAAAGTTCCGCCACCGCCGACGGCGTCGTTCCGGTGCAGAGCAACTTCGAGCCGTTCACCTACGGTTACAAGTACAACACTACTCTCTCACAGTCACAGTCTCATATGAGCCAGAGT gtATCTTCTCCGTCGTCGATGGAAGTTGGAGTTGTGCCGGACGGGAACACGATGTCGGAGATATCGAACTGCAGCTACAGCAAAGTGGCACCGGTGACGGTGACGGCGCAGTTCTCGGCGGCGGATAGGGAGGCTAGAGTGTTGAGGTACAGGGAGAAGAGGAAGAACCGAAAGTTCGAGAAGACCATTCGTTACGCATCGAGAAAAGCGTATGCCGAAACGAGGCCAAGAATCAAAGGAAGGTTCGCGAAACGCACTGATGCGGACCCTCTGGCTGGATACGGCGTCGTTCCGTCGTGTTGA
- the LOC100807396 gene encoding Probable protein phosphatase 2C 59-like (The RefSeq protein has 3 substitutions compared to this genomic sequence): MGYLNSVLSSSSEVHAAGDAIASGGGLSHDRKFSYGYASSPGKRSSMEDFYETRIDGVDGEVVGLFGVFDGHGGARAAEYVKKNLFSNLISHPKFISDTKSAITDAYNHTDSELLKSENSHNRDAGSTASTAILVGDRLLVANVGDSRAVICRGGNAIAVSRDHKPDQTDERQRIEEAGGFVMWAGTWRVGGVLAVSRAFGDRLLKQYVVADPEIQEEKIDSSLEFLILASDGLWDVVTNEEAVAMIKSIEDAEEAAKRLMQEAYQRGSADNITCVVVRFLMDQGGSKDKEVVAPPHNSSFASRNPSVEGLCDR; encoded by the exons ATGGGTTATCTCAATTCAGTTTTGTCATCTTCAAGCGAGGTTCATGCTGCAGGTGATGCAATTGCGAGTGGTGGGGGGCTAAG TCACAATAGAAAATTCAGCTATGGGTATGCTAGCTCTCCTGGCAAGAGATCTTCAATGGAAGATTTTTATGAGACAAGAATTGATGGTGTTGATGGTGAAGTCGTTGGCCTTTTCGGAGTTTTTGATG GTCATGGTGGTGCTCGTGCTGCTGAGTATGTCAAGAAAAACCTGTTTAGTAATTTAATCAGTCACCCAAAATTCATTTCTGACACCAAATCAGCAATAA CTGATGCATATAATCATACCGATTCTGAGTTGCTGAAATCAGAAAATAGCCATAATAGAGATGCTGGATCAACTGCTTCCACTGCTATTTTAGTTGGTGACCGCTTGCTTGTTGCAAATGTTGGGGATTCCAGAGCTGTTATATGCAGGGGTGGTAATG CCATTGCTGTTTCTCGAGATCACAAGCCTGACCAAACTGATGAGAGGCAAAGGATTGAAGAAGCAGGAGGCTTTGTTATGTGGGCTG GAACTTGGAGAGTTGGAGGTGTTCTTGCTGTTTCTCGTGCGTTTGGTGATAGACTCCTGAAGCAGTATGTTGTTGCTGATCCAGAAATTCAG GAAGAAAAAATTGACAGCTCCCTTGAGTTTCTTATTCTGGCCAGTGACGGGCTATGGGATGTTGTCACAAATGAG GAAGCTGTTGCTATGATTAAATCAATTGAGGATGCTGAGGAGGCAGCAAAGAGGCTGATGCAAGAAGCATATCAGAGAGGTAGTGCTGACAATATCACATGTGTTGTCGTTCGTTTCTTGATGAACCAAGGTGGATCCAAAGACAAAGAGGTAGTAGCTCCTCCTCATAATAGTAGCTCTGCCAGTAGGAATCCTTCAGTAGAAGGTTTGTGTGATAGGTGA
- the LOC100807396 gene encoding probable protein phosphatase 2C 59-like isoform X1 has product MGYLNSVLSSSSEVHAAGDAIASGGGLSHNRKFSYGYASSPGKRSSMEDFYETRIDGVDGEVVGLFGVFDGHGGARAAEYVKKNLFSNLISHPKFISDTKSAITDAYNHTDSELLKSENSHNRDAGSTASTAILVGDRLLVANVGDSRAVICRGGNAIAVSRDHKPDQTDERQRIEEAGGFVMWAGTWRVGGVLAVSRAFGDRLLKQYVVADPEIQEEKIDSSLEFLILASDGLWDVVTNEEAVAMIKSIEDAEEAAKRLMQEAYQRGSADNITCVVVRFLMNQGGSKDKEVVAPPHNSSSASRNPSVEGLCDR; this is encoded by the exons ATGGGTTATCTCAATTCAGTTTTGTCATCTTCAAGCGAGGTTCATGCTGCAGGTGATGCAATTGCGAGTGGTGGGGGGCTAAG TCACAATAGAAAATTCAGCTATGGGTATGCTAGCTCTCCTGGCAAGAGATCTTCAATGGAAGATTTTTATGAGACAAGAATTGATGGTGTTGATGGTGAAGTCGTTGGCCTTTTCGGAGTTTTTGATG GTCATGGTGGTGCTCGTGCTGCTGAGTATGTCAAGAAAAACCTGTTTAGTAATTTAATCAGTCACCCAAAATTCATTTCTGACACCAAATCAGCAATAA CTGATGCATATAATCATACCGATTCTGAGTTGCTGAAATCAGAAAATAGCCATAATAGAGATGCTGGATCAACTGCTTCCACTGCTATTTTAGTTGGTGACCGCTTGCTTGTTGCAAATGTTGGGGATTCCAGAGCTGTTATATGCAGGGGTGGTAATG CCATTGCTGTTTCTCGAGATCACAAGCCTGACCAAACTGATGAGAGGCAAAGGATTGAAGAAGCAGGAGGCTTTGTTATGTGGGCTG GAACTTGGAGAGTTGGAGGTGTTCTTGCTGTTTCTCGTGCGTTTGGTGATAGACTCCTGAAGCAGTATGTTGTTGCTGATCCAGAAATTCAG GAAGAAAAAATTGACAGCTCCCTTGAGTTTCTTATTCTGGCCAGTGACGGGCTATGGGATGTTGTCACAAATGAG GAAGCTGTTGCTATGATTAAATCAATTGAGGATGCTGAGGAGGCAGCAAAGAGGCTGATGCAAGAAGCATATCAGAGAGGTAGTGCTGACAATATCACATGTGTTGTCGTTCGTTTCTTGATGAACCAAGGTGGATCCAAAGACAAAGAGGTAGTAGCTCCTCCTCATAATAGTAGCTCTGCCAGTAGGAATCCTTCAGTAGAAGGTTTGTGTGATAGGTGA